A window of the Gossypium hirsutum isolate 1008001.06 chromosome A05, Gossypium_hirsutum_v2.1, whole genome shotgun sequence genome harbors these coding sequences:
- the LOC107958447 gene encoding DCN1-like protein 4 isoform X1: protein MMRRSACASKKTGQPNSTNPISCSPSDLFRTASSKASSKEMERIDNLFYSFANRSSGMIDPEGIESLCSDMEVDHTDVRILMLAWKMKAEKQGYFNLEEWRRGLKALRVDTVSKLRKALPELEKEVRRPSNFVDFYSYSFCYCLTEEKQKSIDIESICQLLDLVLGSQFRAQVDYFIEYLKIQSDYKVINLDQWMGFFRFCNEISFPDLSNYDPDLAWPLVLDNFVEWMQAKQS from the exons ATGATGCGTCGCTCTGCTTGTGCATCCAAAAAAACGGGTCAACCCAATTCAACCAACCCGATTTCCTGTTCTCCCTCCGATCTCTTTCGCACCG CTTCAAGTAAGGCATCTTCAAAAGAGATGGAGCGGATTGACAACCTATTTTATTCTTTTGCCAATAGGTCTTCTGGTATGATTGA CCCAGAAGGGATTGAGAGTCTGTGTTCAGACATGGAAGTTGATCACACAGATGTTAGGATCTTGATGCTTGCCTG GAAAATGAAAGCCGAAAAACAAGGATACTTTAACCtg GAGGAATGGCGAAGAGGATTAAAAGCACTGAGGGTTGATACTGTAAGTAAATTAAGGAAAGCCCTCCCTGAGCTAGAAAAAGAG GTCAGGAGACCATCAAACTTTGTGGATTTCTATTCCTATTCATTCTGCTATTGCCTGACAG AGGAGAAACAAAAGAGTATAGATATAGAAAGCATATGTCAATTGTTGGATCTTGTTTTAGGATCCCAATTCCGTGCACAGGTTGACTATTTTATTGAGTATTTGAAG ATTCAGAGCGATTATAAGGTCATAAACTTGGATCAATGGATGGGCTTTTTTCGATTCTGCAATGAG ATAAGTTTCCCAGACCTTAGTAATTATGATCCAGACCTCGCTTGGCCGTTGGTCCTGGACAATTTTGTAGAATGGATGCAGGCAAAACAGAGCTAA
- the LOC107958448 gene encoding deSI-like protein At4g17486 isoform X2, giving the protein MGMLIGLDLGFIILVFKFYEGADCWVIWVAVHGVEYAFGAHEYPTTGIFEAEPKQCDGFTFRKSILIGKTELGPADVRGVMEDLAEEYKGNAYNLITKNCNHFCNDACIRLTGNPIPSWVNRLARIGFFCNCVLPVTLNATKVRHHRIEDKSSEGEKKKLTNESNRFTSSSNSSSNSSPSITQSRGRSRSRRSLPPSSPLVIAPPSS; this is encoded by the exons ATGGGTATGCTTATTGGTTTGGACTTGGGGTTTATCATTCTGGTGTTCAAG TTTTATGAAGGAGCTGATTGTTGGGTTATTTGGGTGGCAGTTCATGGGGTTGAATATGCGTTTGGAGCTCACGAGTATCCAACAACAGGGATATTTGAGGCAGAACCAAAGCAATGCGATGGGTTCACTTTTAGGAAGTCGATTTTGATTGGGAAAACAGAGTTGGGGCCTGCAGATGTGAGGGGAGTGATGGAGGATTTAGCTGAGGAATACAAAGGAAATGCGTACAATTTAATCACCAAAAATTGCAACCATTTCTGCAATGATGCTTGCATTAGGTTGACTGGGAATCCTATCCCAAGCTGGGTTAATCGCCTTGCTAGAATCG GGTTCTTCTGCAACTGTGTTCTTCCGGTGACTTTAAATGCAACCAAAGTGAGGCATCACAGAATTGAAGACAAATCTAGTGaaggagaaaagaagaaattgacgAACGAATCCAACAGATTCACATCATCTTCAAATTCTTCATCGAATTCATCGCCATCCATCACTCAAAGCAGGGGTAGAAGCCGAAGCAGACGCTCACTTCCCCCTTCTTCACCATTAGTTATTGCTCCTCCGTCATCTTGA
- the LOC107958448 gene encoding deSI-like protein At4g17486 isoform X1, which produces MLCRKNSSCEETGSVPVYLNVYDLTPINGYAYWFGLGVYHSGVQVHGVEYAFGAHEYPTTGIFEAEPKQCDGFTFRKSILIGKTELGPADVRGVMEDLAEEYKGNAYNLITKNCNHFCNDACIRLTGNPIPSWVNRLARIGFFCNCVLPVTLNATKVRHHRIEDKSSEGEKKKLTNESNRFTSSSNSSSNSSPSITQSRGRSRSRRSLPPSSPLVIAPPSS; this is translated from the exons ATGTTGTGTCGTAAAAATTCAAGCTGCGAGGAAACAGGATCTGTACCAGTGTATCTCAATGTGTATGATCTAACACCAATTAATGGGTATGCTTATTGGTTTGGACTTGGGGTTTATCATTCTGGTGTTCAAG TTCATGGGGTTGAATATGCGTTTGGAGCTCACGAGTATCCAACAACAGGGATATTTGAGGCAGAACCAAAGCAATGCGATGGGTTCACTTTTAGGAAGTCGATTTTGATTGGGAAAACAGAGTTGGGGCCTGCAGATGTGAGGGGAGTGATGGAGGATTTAGCTGAGGAATACAAAGGAAATGCGTACAATTTAATCACCAAAAATTGCAACCATTTCTGCAATGATGCTTGCATTAGGTTGACTGGGAATCCTATCCCAAGCTGGGTTAATCGCCTTGCTAGAATCG GGTTCTTCTGCAACTGTGTTCTTCCGGTGACTTTAAATGCAACCAAAGTGAGGCATCACAGAATTGAAGACAAATCTAGTGaaggagaaaagaagaaattgacgAACGAATCCAACAGATTCACATCATCTTCAAATTCTTCATCGAATTCATCGCCATCCATCACTCAAAGCAGGGGTAGAAGCCGAAGCAGACGCTCACTTCCCCCTTCTTCACCATTAGTTATTGCTCCTCCGTCATCTTGA
- the LOC107958447 gene encoding DCN1-like protein 4 isoform X2, translating into MMRRSACASKKTGQPNSTNPISCSPSDLFRTASSKASSKEMERIDNLFYSFANRSSGMIDPEGIESLCSDMEVDHTDVRILMLAWKMKAEKQGYFNLEEWRRGLKALRVDTVSKLRKALPELEKEVRRPSNFVDFYSYSFCYCLTEEKQKSIDIESICQLLDLVLGSQFRAQVDYFIEYLKIQSDYKVINLDQWMGFFRFCNEECPNCRTMLSS; encoded by the exons ATGATGCGTCGCTCTGCTTGTGCATCCAAAAAAACGGGTCAACCCAATTCAACCAACCCGATTTCCTGTTCTCCCTCCGATCTCTTTCGCACCG CTTCAAGTAAGGCATCTTCAAAAGAGATGGAGCGGATTGACAACCTATTTTATTCTTTTGCCAATAGGTCTTCTGGTATGATTGA CCCAGAAGGGATTGAGAGTCTGTGTTCAGACATGGAAGTTGATCACACAGATGTTAGGATCTTGATGCTTGCCTG GAAAATGAAAGCCGAAAAACAAGGATACTTTAACCtg GAGGAATGGCGAAGAGGATTAAAAGCACTGAGGGTTGATACTGTAAGTAAATTAAGGAAAGCCCTCCCTGAGCTAGAAAAAGAG GTCAGGAGACCATCAAACTTTGTGGATTTCTATTCCTATTCATTCTGCTATTGCCTGACAG AGGAGAAACAAAAGAGTATAGATATAGAAAGCATATGTCAATTGTTGGATCTTGTTTTAGGATCCCAATTCCGTGCACAGGTTGACTATTTTATTGAGTATTTGAAG ATTCAGAGCGATTATAAGGTCATAAACTTGGATCAATGGATGGGCTTTTTTCGATTCTGCAATGAG GAATGTCCGAATTGCAGAACCATGCTATCCAGCTGA
- the LOC107917121 gene encoding microtubule-associated protein TORTIFOLIA1-like, producing the protein MGEQNKGVQSGASTCMAKMVECASDPPLPAFQKLCPRICKLLNNQNFMAKASLLPVVASLSQVGAIAPQSLEALQLSIHECLGSTDWATRKAAADSLSALALHSSNLIADRASSTITILEGCRFDRMKPVRDSMTEALQLWKKIAGKGEDGAVDDLKALSHDGDNAQSAESSEKNGSKDPSAGDKKTQTSDSVSEGKGGSIIDKAVVILKKKSPALSDRELNPEFFQKLETRGLCPAMQCNAMSGLLGAMQCMPFK; encoded by the exons ATGGGGGAGCAGAACAAAGGGGTACAATCTGGTGCATCGACGTGTATGGCTAAGATGGTGGAATGTGCATCTGATCCTCCTTTGCCTGCTTTTCAGAAACTGTGTCCAAGGATCTGCAAGCTGTTGAATAACCAGAATTTTATGGCCAAGGCTTCCCTTTTGCCAGTAGTGGCAAGTTTGTCACAG GTGGGAGCAATTGCACCTCAGAGCTTGGAAGCATTGCAGCTAAGCATCCACGAATGCCTTGGGAGCACAGATTGGGCGACGAGAAAGGCAGCTGCAGATTCTTTAAGTGCATTGGCACTGCATTCAAGCAACTTGATTGCAGATAGAGCATCTTCGACAATAACCATACTTGAGGGTTGTCGCTTTGATAGG ATGAAACCTGTGAGAGATAGCATGACAGAAGCATTGCAATTATGGAAGAAGATTGCAGGAAAAGGGGAAGATGGAGCTGTAGATGACCTGAAAGCCTTGTCTCATG ATGGTGACAATGCTCAGTCAGCTGAATCATCAGAAAAGAATGGCTCCAAAGATCCAAGTGCGGGTGATAAAAAAACACAGACTTCAGATTCTGTTTCTGAAGGCAAAGGTGGAAGCATTATTGACAAAGCAGTTGtaattttaaagaagaaatcaccTGCATTATCAGACAGAGAGTTGAATCCTGAATTCTTTCAGAAACTCGAAACAAGGGGACTCTGCcctgcaatgcaatgcaatgcaatgtcTGGACTTCTTGGAGCAATGCAATGCATGCCCTTCAAGTAG